The window AGAAATAGGGTATATGCCATTAAATGATGGGTATTTTCAGGATTTTTCATCGGCAACATATTTAACTAATTATGTTAGTGAAAGACTTGGGAAAAAAGTTGATGGAAGATATGTTTTTGAAAATGCTAAAAAAGGAGATATCCTATGTAATGAAGCAATAGATAAAATGGTGTATAATCTAACTACGGGATTATTAAATATACTATATATGATTAACCCTGATAATATTGTAATTGGTGGTGGAATTACTGCTCAAGGAAAATATTTAGAAGATAAGATATTAGAAGTATTAAATAAAAGAGTAATAGGAAAACAGTTTAATAGTAATGTTAAACTTGCAAATTTAAAAAATTCAGCAGGAATATATGGAATATATAATATAGTAAGAAAGGAAATGAAATGAATTACAATTTAGAAAAATTTAAAGGTGTATTTGTTGCTATGTATTCTACTTATGATGATAATGGAAACATTTCAACAGAAAGAGCAAAAGAATTAACAAAATATTACATTGAAAAAGGTGTAAAAGGTCTTTATGTAGGAGGGTCTTCAGGAGAAGGAGTTCTTCAAAGTGAAGAAGAAAGAAAAGCAGTACTTGAAGCAGTTATGGAAGTGGCTAAAGATAAGTTAGTTATAATAGCTCATGTGGGTGCAAATTCTACACCTGAATCTGTAAGACTTGCTAAACATGCTAAAGAATGTGGTGTTGATGCAGTATCATCAATTCCATGTGTATATTATGGATTTTCTCCTAAGGCAGTAAAAGAACATTGGAGTGCTATGATAGATGCCACTGACTTACCATTTATTATTTATCATATACCACAAACTACTAGATTTAATTTACCTATTTCTCTATTAGAAGAAATGGCTGCTATGGAAAAAGTTATAGGAATTAAATGTTCTTCTGAATCTACATTTGAATTACAACAGTTTAAATATATAGGCTCTAAAGTGAAAAATGGAGAATTTATTGTATTTAATGGTCCAGATGAACAATTTATT of the Streptobacillus ratti genome contains:
- a CDS encoding dihydrodipicolinate synthase family protein, whose translation is MNYNLEKFKGVFVAMYSTYDDNGNISTERAKELTKYYIEKGVKGLYVGGSSGEGVLQSEEERKAVLEAVMEVAKDKLVIIAHVGANSTPESVRLAKHAKECGVDAVSSIPCVYYGFSPKAVKEHWSAMIDATDLPFIIYHIPQTTRFNLPISLLEEMAAMEKVIGIKCSSESTFELQQFKYIGSKVKNGEFIVFNGPDEQFIAGRMIGADGGIGGTYGVMPELFIKLNEYMENREFDKARELQNEVNEVIKGLLKGPSLYGVAKYILHLRGIHTGQPRGPMLPVTQEKDIELAKELNNKIEELINKYCS